The genomic segment TATTGGCGGAAAGCTTTCCCTCGGCGGCTCGTTTTATTTTAACGATTTTAAGACTTTTAAGGATGTACAACCCGGATCGCTGGTTGAGGGGAAGCTGCACGTTCACGCAACGGCGCCGATGACGGAAGCATATTTCGGTGTTAAGCTGAATGGTAAAACCCTCGCCCCCCTACTCGGTAAAACGCAGACCGTTTTTCCAGAAAAACCCCAGATCGCTCCGTGGATTGACGAAGCATATCTTAAAATACTCTTTGGTTCGGCTGTAATTACCGGCGGCATCCAAAAGATGAACTGGGGGCGGGCGGAAAGCTTAAGCGTTCTTGATATCGTCAATCCTCGCGACAAAACCGACCTTACGCTGATGTATGCCCCGCAGGAGATGAAAATTGCCCGCCCGCTCATATCCGCTGTCGTGTACCTTCCGTATGATCTCAAGCTGGAAGGCGTATATTTGCCGGTATTTGAAGGCAATCGCATCGTTACCGGAAAAACCGACCGCTGGTATTCGCAGCAATTTGACCGAATTGTGCAAACCGACCCATCGTTTTTTACCCGTCCAGTTAAAACGAATACCCTCGTATATTCGCAGGGCGGCGGGCGGCTTACGGCTGCTGTAGGAGGCAAACACGACTTCGGCATTCAGTATTTTTACGGTCGGCTGCCGGAGCTTGCGTTTGCAGCGGAACCGGCGGGAGGCGGCCTTTCCCCTGTAACCTTTACCGGTCTTTATAATCCCTATCACCATATCGGTATCGACTACGGTGTCGGGCTCGGCTCCGTATCACTCAGTGCGGAACTCGCCGCAAATATCACCTCGGATTTATCAGGCAATAATCCTTCCATATATAACCCGTCGCTTGCGTGGAACATCGGCGCGGTCTATTCCGCACCGCTCGGCTTTACCGTGAGTTTGACCGCAACGGAAAACATTCGGCTTCATCATAACAGAAGCGCTGCTCAAATCAACGATGTTGAATACGGCAAAAAAGCAACGGATACAAAACTTGCATTTTCCATATCGCAAACGCTCTTGCGTAATTCCTTGGAATGGAAGCTTGGCGCCATTGTCGGGCTTGAGGACGCAGACTTCTGTATTATGCCGGGTATTCACTGGCAGCTCGCAACCTTGCTTTTGGATTGTAACATCGGTATTTTCGGCGGTAAAAAGACCGGAAACCTTGGACAATTTTCTCGTAACAGCTTTATCAGGTTTACCGCCGCGTATGAGTTTTAACCGGCAATAGGGAGCTTTTAAAAACTGCAAACCTATTGTCTTGTTCTATCGGAAGGATAAATATGACGTATACTCAATGGTATGATTCTCCGCTGGGGAATATTTTGCTGGCAGCAGACAGCGCAGGTTTGACCGGCGTGTGGTTCAACGGCGAAAAGTTTTTTGCTCAGTATCTTGAAGAACAGCATGAAGAAAAAGAAACGCCGTTCTTACAGCAAACAAAACGATGGCTTGATGTCTATTTTTCCGGAAAAGAACCTGATTTTGCCGTGCCGTTTCATTTTAACGGAACAGACTTCCAAAATGCAGTGTGGAATATCCTCTGTACTATTCCATACGGGCATACAACTACCTACGGTGAAATAGCCAAGCAGATTGCCCGTCAGCGAGGTCTATCCCGTATGTCCGCACAAGCGGTGGGCGGCGCAGTCGGTCATAATGGAATTTCCATCATCGTACCCTGTCATCGCGTTATCGGAGCGAACGGCAACTTAACCGGCTATGCAGGCGGCCTTGATAAAAAAAGAGCATTGCTGACGTTGGAGAAAATTCTTTAAAATTGAACAAGTGAACAAAGTGTAGAGTCTTTGGCTCTATTCTGTAAAGAAACGTTTTATAATATCCGCTAAAGCGGATTACGAATCAACTTTGGAGATTGCTCAATTCGTACGTGATACGCGCACACGTAAATAAGCGCGATGTTACGGTAATGTGCAACATCCGTGTTGGCCATTACCTTGCGAGTTTTACAAAAATAGGATTTTTGTAAAACGTCGTTGCTGTTTTATGCGCCCGCCATCTATGGCGGTTCTGCTGAGCAAACTCGCAGTGTTTTTAAACGGTACTATCTGTGCCGCTTAAAATAAACAACCTCGACGCAGCGCATCGGGGTATAGCGACAGCGTACTAAACTCTCCGCACGAATAAACCTTGATATGTGCGATACAGGACAATGAACTCGTTATGCTTACCTCACTATCGGTCATAACGGGTCGGTTTATGAGAAGGGAAAATATGGATAAGATTTTTCAACAGGATTTAACCAAAGAAGAAAAAGTCGGCGGCATTTTTATTGTCAAGCTCTTGTTTAAAGCGCCGGTAACAATACCAGCTCGGGAACAGATGGAAGCGGTGATGCAAAAGCGCTTGGGAGATGCCGAATGTTTTTCGTACGATTCGGACACTGCTGTAGCACAATTTGCCGCCACTCGATATCGGGCGGAATTTAAGGATGGGGCGTATCCGCCCATGCTGATGATTGCTCCCGCCGCCTTTGATGAAAATACCATTGACGATTTTACCAAAAGCCAGATGTGGGACTGCGGAGACGATAAAGATGCTATTTTGTCCGAATGCCGATATGCACTCATCGGTACCGATATGCTGGCGGCGGCGCTTCCCGCATCGGAGCGAGCTGAACTCGATATGGATTTTACGGAGGCACTGGTCGAGCTTTTCCCTGACTGTACTGCCGTTTATTTTGAAAATTCGGGAAAACTTTTTACCGCAGAAACCATCCGCAACTATATGCTTCCCCGTGAAAACCGTTTTATTCAATTTGCCGTGAACGCCCGCTTTTTTACTATTCAAGGCGGCGAAGACATGCTTGTCGATACGCTCGGCATGAGCTTGTTGTTCTTACCCGACTTACAATATCATTTTCACGGACTTGATCCGAACCTGATGGTAAATCATGCATACAACACCGCGTTGTATCTTTTAATAAATGATAACCCCATAGAAACCGGCGACACTATCGGCGGCATAACGGACGGTTCAGCATCGCCTGAGCGATGGATATGCCGTTACGAAGAATCGCTTATCCAGCCTATACGCGAAGTCCTCGATATAGATACCGGTGTCTATGCTGCGGGTAACAGACATTATGAATAAAAAAAGAATTGAGGAGATTATTTTAAGCAATCCGCTAACACTAACTGCGCAAAAGTTTTTTGACAGTTTCCTTGATTTTAATTCTCTTCAAAATAATCCGAATCGATTCGTTTTATTGTGTAAACATCTTGTGTGCTTACCCCAAGATTATTTTCTATCATTAATTCCGTTAATTGCTTTCCGTCAAGTAGTATTATTTTTGCATCAATATCGGTAACATATTTCTTTGCTTCGTTTGTAAATGTTGAAGTAGTAATAAATATCCCCTTTTTTGCTTTTTTTCCTAACAATGCCCCTGCAAACTTTTGTATTTCGGGGCGACCGATAGTAACGCTATCCCATTTCTTTGCTTGAATGTAAATCACATCAAGTCCTAATTTATCTTCTTTAATAATGCCATCAATCCCTTCATCACCGGACTTTCCAACTACAGTGGCAGCTTCTTTGATTGAACCGCCGTATCCCATCTTAACCAATAAATCAATAACTAACTTTTCAAATTTTTGAGGACTGATATTTTTAATTGTAGACAATAACTCATTTGCTAATTCATTTTTTATACTGAGATAGCCGCTTTCAAGCAATTCATGTGGAGTAATACTTTGTTCAATGTTATGTTCAGTTTTATTATTTTCAGAATTGTCAGACCCTTTTGTCGACTGAAAGTCATTAAAAGCATCATATTCTTTGAGCATTTTAGTATTGATAAATGCAGGCTCCTTTTGCAAGAGCTTCTTTCCTTCTTCTGATATACGAAAATAACCTCTCTTGGTTTTGAGTAACAAACCTGCTTTTGTTAAATATGTTCTTGCCCATCCAATTCTATTATTAATAACAAATGCTGAGCCGCTTGGGAGCAATTCTTGTTTTTCTTTCTCAGTTAAATTAAATTGATTTATCAATACATCAGTAGCTTCTCTAAATAAATGTTCTTTACCGTCTTCAGCAATTTTCATAAGCGGTAGCATACACTCTTCATACGTTGGAATTGCCATTGTTTCCCTCCTAATGTGGTCGATATCAAGAAACGCTTTACGCTTGTTGCAGTACATCCAACCAAGCTAAATAGTCCCGTGCGCTCTGCTCTACCGCTTGCCGTGCAGCTTCGCTATATCCCGCGTTGCTGTCTATGAGCATACCATCAAAGATAAAAATGTTCTATACTGGCGATAGGAAACTGACGAGTATGAGACAGGTAGTAAAATGAAACTCTTAATCTACGGTGCAGGTGTAATCGGCAGTTTGTATGCCGCTGCGTTTGCTGAAGCAGGATATAACACCACGGTGTACGCGCGAGGGGAAAGGCTTAAAGCACTGAGAACCCTCGGTCTACAGTATGAGAAAAACGGCAACATCCACAGAGCAAATGTTACCGTTATCGGTACATTGGAAAATGATGATTGGTATGATTTTATTTTTCTAACGGTAAAGGAAAATCAGGTACATACGGCGTTACAAGAGTTGAAGCACAATATCAGCCCGAATATTGTTACAATGGTCAATACGCTTGAACCGTACGGTAATTGGGAACGTATTTGCGGAACAGGACGTATTATACCGGCATTTCCGGGTGCAGGCGGCAGTTATGAAAACGGCATCCTTAACGCGGACTTTACGCCGCGTATTATTCAAGTTACAACCTTTGCCGAAATCAATGGAAATAAATCCGAACGCTTGAAAAAACTTGCCGCTCTTTTTACCGCATCGAACATACCGCATGGGATTGTAAAAGATATGCACTGCTGGCAGCTCTGTCATCTGGCGATGGTTGTTCCGATTGCCGATGCGTATTATAAAGCAAAAAATCCGGAAACGGTTTGGAAAGAATCGAACATTATGTATGACACCGTATGGCAAATAAAAAAGAACCTTCAAACATTGTACCGTTTCGGCATAAAACTTTCACCGCCGAAGATGTATCTTTTAAGGCTTTTGCCCGTTCGGATATTACAGCATATTTTTACACTCATTTTCAAAAGCCGTTTCGGATATATGTTTATGTACCGGCACTCAATGAAAGCTCCCGATGAAATGAATCGGCTGCATGTACAATTATATCGGTATCTTTCTACGCAATAATGTTATACACTGCATCATGGATAACCGAGTTGGTGATTAATAAATCATCGATTTCTTGTCGCGGCTTATTCGATAGATTGGTTACCTTACCGCCCGCTTCGCTGACAATCAACTTACCGGCGCAGGAACTTAAGCCCATTGACGGCTTGACGTTAATCATCGCTTCGCTTTTGCCGGTTGCAAGCCAGATAAGCTCATAGACCGTACAAACAATTATCCGTATGCCGCGTACATGCGGCTGCAATTTTTGTATAAGGTCGAGTACTTTTCCGCTGTATTCGGCATTATAGCTCGAGGTTAAGCAAATACTGACAATCGATTCGTCAAGCCGCGAACGCTGCGACACCCGCAGTTTCACAGTGCCGCAGTACGCACCCTCTCCTTTGATTGCGTAGTAAATAGCGTTATTCGGCCAATCGAATATGATACCGAAAATCGTTTCTTTATTTTTCCGCAAGGCGAGCGTTGTGCCGAACATTGGAATACCGGCAGCAAAATTCACCGTACCGTCAATCGGATCGATAAGCCATTCGTACGGACTTTCCCCGCGGTTTTCGCCGTATTCTTCGCCGATAAACGTATGCTCGGGAAAGCGTTGCCGGATGCCTTCTACAATTGCTTGTTCCATAAACCGGTCGGTAAACGTGGCAATATCGTTCAATTCTTTTTTTTCAATTCCTTGAACACTATACCGTGATGCTTCCCGATAGGCTCCCGTTACCAGCGGAACCAAATAATCGTAGAGGTGATGTAATGTTTCTGACGTCATGCTGCTATCCATTAAACTGTAAGTGTGAACCCCTAAAAACTAACCTTGAGTTTTAGAGATGCCCAAGTGACCCATCGCAATATTTGCTTCGGTTTCTTTATCGAAGAGGATGATGGAGTTGCCGGAAAAATCGAATGAGACTTTTTTATCAATGTCATAATCGACACTGCCGAACACAACGGAAGTAAGAATGGTGCCGTGTGAATTGATCTTAACGGTTGTTTCCATGCCCGCAGGTAAGGTTGAAAAGACGGTTCCCTCTGCGCTTCCGTGTTCGCTTATCTGCACATATTCAGGACGAATGCCGAGAATAACGCTTTTTTCTTCAAACGGGAGCGGCGTATCGCTGACAAACTCCGCCTGCAATCCGCAAAATTGAATGGTACCCTTACG from the Treponema medium genome contains:
- a CDS encoding methylated-DNA--[protein]-cysteine S-methyltransferase — its product is MTYTQWYDSPLGNILLAADSAGLTGVWFNGEKFFAQYLEEQHEEKETPFLQQTKRWLDVYFSGKEPDFAVPFHFNGTDFQNAVWNILCTIPYGHTTTYGEIAKQIARQRGLSRMSAQAVGGAVGHNGISIIVPCHRVIGANGNLTGYAGGLDKKRALLTLEKIL
- a CDS encoding DUF4261 domain-containing protein; the protein is MDKIFQQDLTKEEKVGGIFIVKLLFKAPVTIPAREQMEAVMQKRLGDAECFSYDSDTAVAQFAATRYRAEFKDGAYPPMLMIAPAAFDENTIDDFTKSQMWDCGDDKDAILSECRYALIGTDMLAAALPASERAELDMDFTEALVELFPDCTAVYFENSGKLFTAETIRNYMLPRENRFIQFAVNARFFTIQGGEDMLVDTLGMSLLFLPDLQYHFHGLDPNLMVNHAYNTALYLLINDNPIETGDTIGGITDGSASPERWICRYEESLIQPIREVLDIDTGVYAAGNRHYE
- a CDS encoding restriction endonuclease — protein: MAIPTYEECMLPLMKIAEDGKEHLFREATDVLINQFNLTEKEKQELLPSGSAFVINNRIGWARTYLTKAGLLLKTKRGYFRISEEGKKLLQKEPAFINTKMLKEYDAFNDFQSTKGSDNSENNKTEHNIEQSITPHELLESGYLSIKNELANELLSTIKNISPQKFEKLVIDLLVKMGYGGSIKEAATVVGKSGDEGIDGIIKEDKLGLDVIYIQAKKWDSVTIGRPEIQKFAGALLGKKAKKGIFITTSTFTNEAKKYVTDIDAKIILLDGKQLTELMIENNLGVSTQDVYTIKRIDSDYFEEN
- a CDS encoding ketopantoate reductase family protein, which gives rise to MKLLIYGAGVIGSLYAAAFAEAGYNTTVYARGERLKALRTLGLQYEKNGNIHRANVTVIGTLENDDWYDFIFLTVKENQVHTALQELKHNISPNIVTMVNTLEPYGNWERICGTGRIIPAFPGAGGSYENGILNADFTPRIIQVTTFAEINGNKSERLKKLAALFTASNIPHGIVKDMHCWQLCHLAMVVPIADAYYKAKNPETVWKESNIMYDTVWQIKKNLQTLYRFGIKLSPPKMYLLRLLPVRILQHIFTLIFKSRFGYMFMYRHSMKAPDEMNRLHVQLYRYLSTQ
- a CDS encoding inositol monophosphatase family protein → MTSETLHHLYDYLVPLVTGAYREASRYSVQGIEKKELNDIATFTDRFMEQAIVEGIRQRFPEHTFIGEEYGENRGESPYEWLIDPIDGTVNFAAGIPMFGTTLALRKNKETIFGIIFDWPNNAIYYAIKGEGAYCGTVKLRVSQRSRLDESIVSICLTSSYNAEYSGKVLDLIQKLQPHVRGIRIIVCTVYELIWLATGKSEAMINVKPSMGLSSCAGKLIVSEAGGKVTNLSNKPRQEIDDLLITNSVIHDAVYNIIA